A window from Aquabacterium sp. NJ1 encodes these proteins:
- the galU gene encoding UTP--glucose-1-phosphate uridylyltransferase GalU, with the protein MSITKAIFPVAGLGTRFLPATKAQPKEMLPVVDKPLIQYAVEEAYDAGIREMIFVTGRHKRPIEDHFDTAFELEYELEHAGKMDLLKTVQSIKPADMECVFVRQPKSLGLGHAVLCGERLVRGEPFAVLLADDLMVGTTPILKQMVAQFDELQGSILAVQEVPAEHTKRYGIVAGTPVSERVMAISKIVEKPAPEAAPSRLGVAGRYILTPAVFEQIRSQPRGVGNEIQLTDGIAGLLNLEKVFAYQYEGKRYDCGSKEGFLEANVELALKHHQVGDWFRSYLKQLKLD; encoded by the coding sequence ATGTCCATCACGAAGGCCATCTTTCCCGTCGCCGGCCTCGGTACCCGGTTTCTGCCCGCCACCAAGGCCCAGCCGAAAGAGATGCTGCCGGTGGTGGACAAACCGCTGATCCAGTACGCCGTTGAAGAAGCCTACGATGCGGGCATCCGCGAAATGATCTTCGTCACGGGCCGCCACAAGCGCCCCATCGAGGACCACTTTGACACCGCCTTCGAGCTGGAGTACGAGCTGGAACACGCCGGCAAGATGGACCTGCTCAAGACGGTGCAGTCCATCAAGCCGGCCGACATGGAATGCGTGTTCGTGCGCCAGCCCAAGAGCCTGGGCCTGGGCCATGCCGTGCTGTGCGGCGAGCGCCTGGTGCGTGGTGAGCCCTTTGCTGTGCTGCTGGCCGACGACCTGATGGTGGGCACCACCCCCATCCTCAAACAGATGGTGGCGCAGTTCGATGAACTGCAAGGCTCCATCCTGGCCGTTCAGGAAGTGCCAGCAGAGCACACCAAGCGTTACGGCATCGTGGCGGGCACGCCCGTATCCGAGCGTGTGATGGCCATCTCCAAGATCGTTGAAAAACCCGCACCAGAGGCCGCACCATCGCGACTTGGCGTGGCCGGCCGCTACATCCTGACGCCTGCCGTGTTTGAACAGATCCGCTCGCAGCCTCGCGGCGTGGGCAACGAAATCCAGCTGACAGACGGCATCGCCGGTCTGCTCAACCTGGAGAAAGTCTTCGCTTACCAATACGAAGGCAAGCGCTATGACTGCGGCAGCAAGGAAGGCTTCCTGGAGGCCAACGTCGAACTGGCGCTCAAGCACCATCAGGTGGGCGACTGGTTCCGCAGCTACCTCAAGCAGCTCAAGCTGGATTGA